A segment of the Cohnella algarum genome:
GGAACCGCCTGGGTTCCCGCGTTGCCCTTGACCGGCGCCGGAATGTCGATCCGGTTTTTGATGCCGTACAGGCCGGAGGCGAGCATGGCCGTCAGCACGAGATAATGATTCGCGTCGGCTCCGGGCACGCGGTTCTCGAATCGGGCCGATCGGCCTTTGCCGTCGAAGCGGAAGGACGTGCTGCGATTGTCGATGCCCCAGCTTATCGTGTTGGGCGCGCCAGAACCGAAGTCCGCAAGACGCTTATACGAATTGATATAAGGGGCGTAAAACAGCATCATTTCCGGCGCGAGCGCCATCATGCCGCCCAGGAAATAACGGCCCGTTTCCGATAGTCCGCATTCCCCCTCGGGATCGGACAGCAGGTTGGTTTCGCCTTCCGAATCCCACAGGCTGATATGGGTATGGCCGCTGCTGCCGGAATCTCCGGCGTCCTGCTTCGCCATAAACGTCGCCATCAGCCCGTTCAGCGCCGCCATCTCCTTGATTCCGTTTTTGTATATGGCCGTCCGGTCCGCCATCTCCAGCGCCTCCGCATACCGGACGTTCAACTCGATTTGTCCCTTGCCCCATTCGCCCTTCAACGCCTCGATCGGCACGCCCGCCGCCTCCAGGTTCTCGACGAGCATGCCGAGAAACCCGTGATCGACCGTCAGCCGGTAAATGGAATAGTCGATCGGATATTCGAACAACGGCTTCAGGTCCGTAAAGTTTTTGGCGCGGACGGTCTCCGAAGTTTCCTTGAATACGTAAAATTCGATCTCCGATGCCGCAAAGGCTTTTATGCCCATCGAGGCCGCCTCGGCAATTTGTTTTTTCAACATATTGCGCGGCGCTACGGCAACCTCCGAACCGTCCTTTTCATACGTGTCCGAAAGCACGAACGCCGTTTTGGGCGACCACGGATACGGCCGCAGCGTCGTCAGATCCGGCACCGTCTTTATATCGTGCACCCCGGTATCCCAGTTGCAATAGTCGAATGCGCCGAAGTTAAGGCTCACATCCCAGGCAAAATTCAAGGCGCACGTATGGATGCCGTCTTTGGCCTCCTCGAGAAAATAAGAGACGGGCACTCTTTTGCCGAACAGCTTCCCCTGCATATCGACCGCCGCGATCACCACCGAGCGAATCTCCCCGCCTTCCGCCATTCGCGCCAGCTGCGCCAAATCCAATCTGCTCATGTTCGGTTCTCCCTCTTTTCTGTTGCGTGTGCGGTTAATGAATCGTCCAGCCGCCGTCTACAAACACGGTCGTGCCCGTTACATATTCGGATTCGGGCTGCGCCAGAAACAGCACGGCATTGGCGATATCGTCGGGCACCGCGATCCGACCCGCCGGAATGCGTTCAAGCACCCAGGCCTTAACGTCCGGATTCTCCAGTCCCTTCGCCGTGAACGGCGTTTCGACGACGCCTGGCGCAACGGCGTTGACCGTAATTCCGTAACGGGCCAGTTCGAGCGCCATCGCCTTTGTCAAAAGGTTCAGGCCGCCTTTGGAGGAATTGTAGTGCGGCTGGCAGTGTCCGCTGCTCGAAACGATGCGATGGGCCTCAACGGAGGTGATATTGACGATTCTGCCTTTGACGCCCGCCTCGATCATCGCCTTGGCGGCCGCCTGGGAGCAGAGGAACGGCGCCTTCAGATTGACGTTGTGAACCTTGTCCCACTCCTCCTCGGAGAGTTCCAGAAATTCCGTAAACGCGACGATGCCGGCATTGTTGACCAAAATATCGAGTCCGCCGAACGTTTCGACCGTCGTCCGGATCATCCGCTCCACATCGGCTTTTCGAGTCACGTCGGCCAGGACGACTGCCGCATTCGCCGGTTCGGGCGCAAGCTCCGCCGTCTGCCGCGCGCCCTCTTCCGAGATATCCGCGATGACGACTTTCGCTCCTTCCTTCAGAAAACGCAGCGCAATCGAACGTCCGTTGCCGGATCCCGCTCCCGTGACAATGACGACCTTATCCTTGAATTTCATGCCTATCATCCTTTGCTTGTTTAATGAATTGCTTCAGAATTTGCTTGTAGCGGCCAAGGGACGGAATGTCCGCATATTCGCCGGGGCCGTGGTGATGGGCGCCCGCCGGTCCGAACTCGACGGCCGGAATGCCATGCAGAGCGTAAAACCGGGTATCGGCAGAGCCGTCTTGTCCGAAAAAGGAAGTTCCGGCGATGGCCTGCAGTTTTCGGACGAGCTTGTGCTCCGCCGTCGTGTCGACCGGGTAGCCGTGAAAATGGACCTTGATCTCGGCGTCGGGCAGCGCCTGCCGGATCATCCGAAGCAGGTCGTCCGCCTTCTGGCCGGGCAAATAACGGATATCGACGCCGAACGTACAGCGGTCCGGCACCTGATTGAACACCGTACCTGCCTGAATTTTGGCGAGATTGAGCGACGGACGTTCGAAGTAAGGCGTGCTCTCTTCGAATATTCGCATCGAAGCGATTTTCTCGTAGTGCCGCAGCGCTTCGAGTATCGCGTTTTTGCCGAGCCAAGGCCGGCTTCCGTGGGCGGCGACGCCCGTCGCCTCGACGACGAGCTGGAGAATGCCTTTGGCTTGCAGCGCGATGTTCAGATCCGTCGGCTCCCCGCAGATGGCGATATCTCCTACCTCTCCCTGCTCGACCAGATAGCCCGTCCCCCTCTCGCCCCCGCTCTCTTCGTCGGGCACGAGCGCAAGCTTGACGGTGCAATCCGGCACGTCCTTCGCCAGTTCCGTCATCAGCACCATCATGCTGGCGACGGCTCCCAGCATGTCATAGCTGCCCCGGCCGTACAGTCTGCCGTTTTCCACGCGAGGCGCGAAGTCGTCGGGCTCTCCGGGCACGACGTCCAGGTGGCCGTTCAGCATGATGACGGGCAACCCCGATCCGACGGAGGCCACTACGCTTTTCAGGCCTTGATTCTCGTAAACTTTAACGTTCACACCCCCTTGTTCCAACCAGTCCGCGCAATAATCGGCGCATGCGTTGATCCGCTCGGGCGTCGTCGTTTCGAACCGGATCAGATGGCTGGCCAGAGCGGCGATTCGCTCTTCGTCCAGTCCGAGTGGCATTGTCATATTCAGCTGATGTCACCTCTCGTCTTTAAAAATGCCTGCACCATTATTCAAGCAAGAATCGTGCCAACGCATTGAAACGCAATCTTTTTTGTCAAAAAACGCGGATTATCGCGCTTCATTCCCGCCCCGCAACCTTTCTTCCAAAATAACGGGCTCTTTCCGTCCCGCTTCGCCCCTTCGCCTTCCTCCCATTAATCCCGTTTTATCTCATTTATCCTGTTTGTCCCGTTTATTAAGGGAACAAAAAAATGC
Coding sequences within it:
- a CDS encoding glutamine synthetase family protein — translated: MSRLDLAQLARMAEGGEIRSVVIAAVDMQGKLFGKRVPVSYFLEEAKDGIHTCALNFAWDVSLNFGAFDYCNWDTGVHDIKTVPDLTTLRPYPWSPKTAFVLSDTYEKDGSEVAVAPRNMLKKQIAEAASMGIKAFAASEIEFYVFKETSETVRAKNFTDLKPLFEYPIDYSIYRLTVDHGFLGMLVENLEAAGVPIEALKGEWGKGQIELNVRYAEALEMADRTAIYKNGIKEMAALNGLMATFMAKQDAGDSGSSGHTHISLWDSEGETNLLSDPEGECGLSETGRYFLGGMMALAPEMMLFYAPYINSYKRLADFGSGAPNTISWGIDNRSTSFRFDGKGRSARFENRVPGADANHYLVLTAMLASGLYGIKNRIDIPAPVKGNAGTQAVPLLPSSLMEARDNLERSEAARSLLGDAVVNHYLQAAKLEIDDFSKAVTDWERKKYFEFI
- a CDS encoding SDR family NAD(P)-dependent oxidoreductase, which codes for MKFKDKVVIVTGAGSGNGRSIALRFLKEGAKVVIADISEEGARQTAELAPEPANAAVVLADVTRKADVERMIRTTVETFGGLDILVNNAGIVAFTEFLELSEEEWDKVHNVNLKAPFLCSQAAAKAMIEAGVKGRIVNITSVEAHRIVSSSGHCQPHYNSSKGGLNLLTKAMALELARYGITVNAVAPGVVETPFTAKGLENPDVKAWVLERIPAGRIAVPDDIANAVLFLAQPESEYVTGTTVFVDGGWTIH
- a CDS encoding M20 family metallopeptidase, encoding MTMPLGLDEERIAALASHLIRFETTTPERINACADYCADWLEQGGVNVKVYENQGLKSVVASVGSGLPVIMLNGHLDVVPGEPDDFAPRVENGRLYGRGSYDMLGAVASMMVLMTELAKDVPDCTVKLALVPDEESGGERGTGYLVEQGEVGDIAICGEPTDLNIALQAKGILQLVVEATGVAAHGSRPWLGKNAILEALRHYEKIASMRIFEESTPYFERPSLNLAKIQAGTVFNQVPDRCTFGVDIRYLPGQKADDLLRMIRQALPDAEIKVHFHGYPVDTTAEHKLVRKLQAIAGTSFFGQDGSADTRFYALHGIPAVEFGPAGAHHHGPGEYADIPSLGRYKQILKQFIKQAKDDRHEIQG